One stretch of Kwoniella pini CBS 10737 chromosome 3, complete sequence DNA includes these proteins:
- a CDS encoding nascent polypeptide-associated complex subunit beta, producing the protein MDKDKLAKLQAQVRIGGKGTPRRKQVKKSVTASQGDDRKLQAALKKLGVQPITGVEEVNMFKEDGNVLHFGAPRVHAALPSNTLAVYGPGQTKELTELVPGILNQLGPDSLANLRRLAESYQSMTARQAAAAAAAGGAGAEESKEGGDDEIPDLVENFDEAGEGEKKDADLEELE; encoded by the exons ATGGATAAAGATAAGTTGGCTAaacttcaagctcaagtcCGAATCG GTGGAAAGGGTACACCCCGAAGAAAGCAAGTAAAGAAATCAGTTACTGCCTCTCAAGGAGATGATAGAAAACTTCAAGCTGCTCTTAAGAAATTAGGTGTTCAACCTATTACCGGTGTAGAGGAAGTTAACATGTTCAAGGAAGATGGTAACGTTTTGCATTTCGGTGCTCCTCGAG TCCACGCTGCTCTCCCTTCCAACACTTTAGCAGTATATGGTCCAGGACAAACTAAAGAACTTACAGAATTAGTACCTGgaattttaaatcaattaggTCCAGACTCTTTAGCTAATTTAAGAAGACTTGCCGAATCTTATCAATCTATGACTGCTAGACAAGCTGCTGctgcagcagcagcaggTGGTGCAGGTgcagaagaatcaaaagaaggtggtgatgatgaaattccaGACCTTGTTGAAAACTTTGATGaagctggagaaggtgaaaagaaagatgctgatcttgaagaattggaGTAA